Proteins found in one Actinokineospora alba genomic segment:
- a CDS encoding MFS transporter has protein sequence MSRVHATVALIAFLAAADNTVVAAAAPSIAADLGLGVTATQGITVAYLLPFAALLLAAGAVVDRLGERVVLRAGLLAFAAGTVVAGAARSVEPLLAGRVTQGLAAALLVPATLSLLRTRLAPEARPRAAALWTIALALALAAGPALGGVVAQYAHWSWVFWGALPVVACCLAVLPPAGPTRARRTDAVGAGLAALTMLLLTAALLVFAEGGAAASALTIAAVLVAALFALRERTTAAPLLPPALLRLPVFRTALVVQLLWGLGVTGVCVVTPLAHQRILGLGPADAALPLVAVAVALIVTAPWVPRVLAALGPGATVASGLVLVAAGLIMVAVVNHVPLVWPRLPGLVLVGIGSAFTVPLTTLALDVAGDDQTGAASGLLSSTREFAGALGVAAVAVLMGGRVDAFAAGYTDALIAAAVLQLAAAALAVRLSRIHTVNRRSSRAADKKDDRISARLT, from the coding sequence ATGAGCAGGGTGCATGCCACGGTCGCGTTGATAGCGTTTCTCGCCGCCGCGGATAACACAGTGGTGGCCGCGGCGGCGCCGTCGATCGCGGCCGACCTGGGACTCGGGGTGACCGCGACGCAGGGGATCACGGTCGCCTATCTGCTCCCGTTCGCCGCGCTGCTGCTCGCCGCGGGCGCGGTCGTCGACCGGCTCGGGGAGCGCGTGGTGCTGCGCGCGGGCCTGCTCGCCTTCGCCGCGGGCACGGTTGTCGCGGGTGCGGCTCGCAGTGTGGAGCCGCTGTTGGCCGGGCGGGTCACGCAGGGCCTTGCGGCCGCGCTGCTCGTGCCCGCCACCCTCAGCCTGCTGCGCACCCGGCTCGCGCCGGAAGCTCGGCCGCGAGCGGCGGCGCTGTGGACCATCGCGCTCGCCTTGGCCCTCGCCGCCGGACCCGCGCTGGGCGGGGTGGTGGCGCAGTACGCGCACTGGAGCTGGGTGTTCTGGGGCGCGCTGCCGGTCGTGGCCTGCTGCCTGGCGGTGCTGCCGCCCGCCGGACCGACCCGGGCGCGGCGCACGGACGCGGTCGGGGCGGGCCTCGCCGCGTTGACGATGCTGCTGCTCACCGCCGCCTTGCTGGTTTTCGCCGAGGGTGGCGCCGCGGCGTCGGCCCTCACCATCGCCGCGGTGCTGGTCGCGGCCCTCTTCGCGCTCCGGGAACGCACTACCGCGGCCCCTCTGCTGCCTCCCGCCCTGCTCAGGCTCCCGGTCTTTCGGACGGCGCTCGTGGTGCAACTGCTGTGGGGGCTCGGTGTCACCGGCGTGTGCGTGGTGACGCCGCTGGCGCACCAGCGGATCCTGGGCCTCGGCCCGGCCGACGCCGCGTTGCCGCTGGTCGCGGTGGCGGTCGCGCTGATCGTGACGGCGCCGTGGGTGCCCAGGGTGCTCGCCGCGTTGGGTCCGGGCGCCACGGTCGCGAGTGGACTGGTCCTGGTCGCGGCCGGGCTGATCATGGTGGCGGTGGTCAACCACGTGCCGCTGGTCTGGCCGCGCCTGCCCGGGTTGGTCCTGGTCGGCATCGGCTCGGCGTTCACCGTGCCGCTCACGACGCTCGCGCTGGACGTGGCGGGCGACGACCAGACCGGGGCCGCGTCCGGCCTGCTCAGCTCCACCAGGGAGTTCGCGGGCGCGCTCGGGGTGGCCGCCGTGGCGGTCCTCATGGGCGGGCGGGTGGACGCCTTCGCGGCCGGGTACACCGACGCCCTCATCGCCGCGGCGGTGCTGCAGTTGGCGGCCGCCGCGCTCGCGGTCCGACTTAGTCGAATTCACACGGTGAACCGGCGGAGTTCTCGGGCCGCTGATAAAAAAGACGACCGAATAAGCGCTCGGTTGACCTGA
- a CDS encoding GntR family transcriptional regulator — protein MNKLVGAGLDRKSHTPLWSQLHADLLRRVGLGEFDDAFPGELALAAEYEVSRNTVREALRRLRADGVVVAGRGQQPRIGKATGIAQPLGALYSLFASVRASGMDQRSTVRILDVRADALVAVRLGLEESTPLLYLERLRLAGAEPLAVDRVWLPYSVAAALRTVDFTHTSLYHELDTRCGVRLTGGQEHIRAVVPTPAEQRLLEIPPGVAALAIDRTGTADGQPVEWRHTLVRGDRFSVVADFSARSGYQLLDVRAGKT, from the coding sequence GTGAACAAGCTCGTCGGAGCCGGTCTGGACCGGAAGAGCCACACCCCGCTGTGGTCGCAGCTGCACGCGGACCTGCTGCGCCGCGTCGGCCTGGGCGAGTTCGACGACGCGTTCCCCGGCGAGTTGGCTCTGGCCGCCGAATACGAGGTCAGCCGCAACACCGTGCGCGAGGCCCTGCGTCGGCTGCGCGCCGACGGGGTCGTCGTCGCCGGCCGCGGGCAGCAGCCCCGGATCGGCAAGGCCACGGGGATCGCCCAGCCCCTCGGCGCCCTCTACAGCCTCTTCGCGTCGGTCCGCGCGTCCGGCATGGACCAGCGCAGCACCGTGCGCATCCTCGACGTCCGCGCGGACGCGCTGGTCGCGGTGCGCCTCGGGTTGGAGGAGTCGACGCCGCTGCTCTACCTGGAACGGCTGCGCCTCGCCGGTGCCGAACCCCTCGCGGTGGACCGGGTCTGGCTGCCCTACTCGGTGGCCGCCGCTCTGCGCACGGTCGACTTCACGCACACGTCGCTCTACCACGAACTCGACACCAGGTGCGGGGTCCGGCTGACCGGCGGACAGGAACACATCAGGGCGGTCGTGCCGACACCGGCCGAGCAGCGCCTGCTGGAGATCCCGCCGGGGGTGGCGGCCCTCGCCATCGACCGCACCGGCACCGCGGACGGGCAGCCGGTCGAATGGCGGCACACCCTGGTGCGCGGCGACCGGTTCAGCGTGGTGGCCGACTTCTCGGCCCGCTCCGGCTACCAGCTGCTCGACGTGCGAGCCGGGAAAACCTGA
- a CDS encoding fatty acyl-AMP ligase, with product MNSTSFGDGETTADDLPGLLAAWARRCPDDPAVSHLDYRVNPRGVLTKWSWRELDERVDAVASWLGGRVRPGGTVAVLIGQTPDYHAAFLGALRAGMVAVPLFPPGLPGHGERLASVLRDCGAKTVLTIQDTAVEVEDFLRTHGLPVDQIVSVDKLPATFGAGFAPIPPAQDAIAYLQYTSGSTGDPRGVMITHANVVANARQACAAYGVRQDSVSVSWLPLFHDMGLVLSIAAPLTSGMRAVLMDPLAFLEKPERWLQALSANPGAITAAPSFAYGYCAARVSDWEKARLRLDTVLALIDGSEPVQAGVIDRFYAAFAECGLKPDVYSPSFGLAEATVFVSAGRGGLIRRLDRAELAAGHAVAASANHPDSIRLVSCGQSIGQRVFVVDPDTGIPRPAGEVGEIWVAGPNVGQGYWGRPEESRRTFGNTVPGYEGSWLATGDLGVWCDGELFVTGRIKDLIVVDGRNHYPQDVERTAESAHGAIRPRNVVAFSVAGSDGESAVVLAERAKAVNGVDPDEVAAAVRAAVARAHGLALREVRLVEPEELPRTTSGKISRSACRTRYLADILTEAV from the coding sequence ATGAATTCCACTTCTTTCGGCGACGGCGAGACCACCGCCGATGATCTCCCCGGGCTGCTCGCGGCGTGGGCGCGGCGGTGTCCCGACGACCCGGCGGTGAGCCACCTCGACTACCGGGTGAACCCGCGCGGAGTCCTGACGAAGTGGTCGTGGCGCGAACTCGACGAGCGGGTCGACGCCGTCGCGTCGTGGCTGGGCGGCCGGGTGCGCCCAGGCGGCACCGTGGCGGTCCTGATCGGACAGACACCGGACTACCACGCCGCCTTCCTCGGCGCCCTGCGCGCGGGCATGGTCGCCGTGCCGCTGTTCCCGCCCGGCCTGCCCGGGCACGGTGAGCGGCTCGCGTCAGTGCTGCGCGACTGCGGGGCGAAGACCGTCCTGACCATTCAGGACACCGCCGTCGAGGTCGAGGACTTCCTGCGCACCCACGGTTTGCCGGTCGACCAGATCGTCTCGGTCGACAAGCTGCCCGCGACGTTCGGCGCGGGTTTCGCGCCGATCCCGCCCGCCCAGGACGCGATCGCCTACCTGCAGTACACCTCCGGCTCGACCGGCGACCCGCGCGGCGTGATGATCACCCACGCCAACGTGGTCGCCAACGCGCGCCAGGCGTGCGCGGCCTACGGGGTGCGCCAGGACTCGGTGTCGGTGAGCTGGCTGCCGCTGTTCCACGACATGGGCCTCGTCCTGTCGATCGCCGCGCCGCTGACCAGCGGGATGCGCGCGGTCCTGATGGACCCGCTGGCGTTCCTGGAGAAGCCGGAGCGGTGGCTGCAGGCGCTCTCGGCCAACCCCGGCGCGATCACCGCCGCCCCCAGCTTCGCCTACGGCTACTGCGCCGCGCGGGTGTCGGACTGGGAGAAGGCGCGGCTGCGGCTCGACACCGTGCTGGCGCTGATCGACGGCAGCGAACCCGTGCAGGCCGGTGTCATCGACCGGTTCTACGCCGCCTTCGCCGAGTGCGGGCTTAAGCCGGACGTGTACAGCCCGTCCTTCGGGCTCGCCGAGGCCACGGTCTTCGTCTCCGCGGGCCGCGGCGGCCTGATCCGCAGGCTGGACCGGGCCGAACTCGCCGCCGGGCACGCGGTGGCGGCGTCGGCGAACCACCCGGACTCGATCCGGCTGGTCTCGTGTGGACAGTCGATCGGCCAGCGGGTGTTCGTGGTCGACCCGGACACCGGCATCCCGCGTCCCGCAGGCGAGGTCGGGGAGATCTGGGTGGCCGGGCCGAACGTCGGCCAGGGCTACTGGGGCAGGCCGGAGGAGTCACGGCGCACCTTCGGCAACACCGTGCCCGGCTACGAGGGTTCCTGGCTGGCGACCGGCGACCTGGGCGTGTGGTGCGACGGCGAGCTGTTCGTGACCGGCCGCATCAAGGACCTCATCGTCGTCGACGGCCGCAACCACTACCCGCAGGACGTCGAGCGCACCGCTGAGTCCGCGCACGGCGCGATCCGTCCGCGCAACGTGGTGGCCTTCTCGGTGGCGGGCTCCGACGGGGAGAGCGCGGTCGTGCTGGCCGAGCGGGCCAAGGCGGTGAACGGCGTCGACCCGGACGAGGTCGCCGCGGCGGTCCGCGCCGCGGTCGCGCGTGCCCACGGCCTTGCCCTGCGCGAGGTCCGACTCGTCGAGCCGGAGGAGCTGCCGCGCACCACCAGCGGCAAGATCTCCCGCAGCGCGTGCCGCACCCGCTACCTCGCCGACATCCTGACCGAGGCGGTGTGA
- a CDS encoding DNA topoisomerase (ATP-hydrolyzing), translating into MARRKGTSTKIDPAAFDRAGAQVFDNPVKVEIEDSYLEYAYSVIHSRALPDARDGLKPVHRRILFSMNEQGYRPTHAYVKSSRVVGDCFVRGALVSTPEGLRPIEDIELGELVLDPAGRPVPVTAVYENPVSELVRVTWSNGHTMLVTPGQRFRTVADDLTTGWTEARDLTGCRTVAFGSGRHESDERGDDVYPYVLGLVAAEGFAVDRARSADGRVRIHMVDTEPLDVAHGWAISAGLNVTRGKREAKNPRHRDQHIVTFARHEGLLEAGTPLSALKSVPMSVLADRSAWMPFLAGFFDGDGYVRKRNREIVLVSTSSRMLRQVHSILADLGIHGHRWANPPTEGKDSLMGLSVSGRDAATLASLLRPWVRIGYKQDGLDDLRDISYSYGGKQGNDRLPWRAVAAEFTAAHLGGGWFKGRDGKSFRSSLSTVTGTSVRYGKDRHGNSLADRSFPLWRAEADGWSAKLARMGSPLAARLDTLSGLSFLEVESVEPVEPDTTFDIQVGSDEHAFVVEGFIIHNCMGKYHPHGDMAIYDAMVRMAQDFSLNTPLVDGHGNFGSPDDGPAASRYTEARMSQAAMLLVGELGEDTVDFRPNYDGSLQEPTVLPAAFPNLLVNGTSGIAVGMATNMIPHNLGEVVAAARWLVNHPDASLDKLMEFIPGPDLPTGGMLFGLDEVRKAYETGRGVVRMRAKVEIGPLEGSRGRQAITITELPYQVGSEKIIEKITDEVTKSKRLTGIADVKDLTDRENGTRLVVECKVGVNPQALLADLYRLTPMEQSFGINNLVLVDGQPQTLGLKALLEVFLRHRYEVVTRRTRYRRRKREERLHLVDGLLIALLNIDAVIKLIRGSDDASAAKTGLMNKFKLSDIQATYILDTPLRRLTRYDKLELESEQDKLRAEIAELSKILDDEAVLRKVVSTELAAVAKDLAEERRTALIDGDLKEVLAASKPAGPLEVTDDPCQVILSATGLVARTAAESEESSEARRRKGRVKHDAVAAVVHSTARGQVLLITNRGRAVKTDVLPLPVLPEQSGTVSLSGGMAASELVSLDKGERVIGIAPLDEGTSPGLAIGTRQGVVKVCSPEWPVRSDEFEVISLKDGDEIVGATWLTDGSESLVFVSSDSSLLRYAASLVRPQGLKGGGMAGINLAAGASAVFFGAVRTDDPEHGAPQLVTSTGQSVKVTPFDVYPPKGRATGGVRSHRFLKGETELALAWVGPRPAGSSLTGVAVELPEADARRDGSGHAHPGPDVVGHLVERD; encoded by the coding sequence ATGGCACGCCGCAAGGGCACTTCGACGAAGATCGACCCCGCAGCGTTCGACCGGGCGGGAGCCCAGGTCTTCGACAACCCGGTGAAGGTCGAGATCGAGGACTCCTACCTGGAGTACGCGTACTCGGTCATCCACTCCCGTGCCCTCCCCGACGCGCGCGACGGCCTCAAGCCGGTCCACCGCCGCATCTTGTTCTCGATGAACGAGCAGGGCTATCGCCCGACCCACGCCTACGTGAAGTCCTCCCGTGTCGTCGGCGACTGCTTCGTCCGCGGCGCTTTGGTGTCCACGCCCGAGGGGCTGCGTCCCATCGAGGACATCGAACTGGGCGAACTGGTACTCGATCCCGCAGGCCGCCCAGTGCCGGTGACCGCCGTCTACGAGAACCCCGTTTCCGAATTGGTCAGGGTCACCTGGTCTAACGGGCACACCATGTTGGTCACCCCGGGTCAGCGGTTCCGTACCGTCGCGGACGACCTCACGACAGGATGGACCGAGGCGCGCGACCTCACCGGTTGCCGGACGGTCGCATTCGGGAGCGGCAGGCACGAGTCGGATGAGCGCGGCGACGATGTTTACCCGTACGTGCTCGGACTCGTAGCGGCTGAGGGATTCGCCGTCGACCGAGCGAGGAGCGCGGACGGCCGCGTGCGGATCCACATGGTCGATACCGAGCCGCTGGACGTGGCGCACGGCTGGGCGATCTCGGCAGGCCTCAATGTCACCCGTGGCAAGCGGGAAGCCAAGAACCCGAGGCACCGCGACCAGCACATCGTCACCTTCGCAAGGCACGAGGGTCTGCTGGAGGCTGGTACGCCGCTCAGTGCGCTGAAGTCGGTCCCCATGTCGGTCTTGGCCGATCGGTCCGCATGGATGCCGTTCCTCGCGGGCTTCTTCGACGGCGACGGGTATGTGCGCAAGCGCAATCGTGAGATCGTGTTGGTCAGCACGAGCAGCAGAATGCTGCGTCAGGTCCATTCGATCTTGGCTGACCTAGGCATTCATGGCCATCGCTGGGCGAACCCGCCTACTGAGGGCAAAGACTCCTTGATGGGTCTTTCCGTATCCGGGAGGGATGCGGCCACGCTGGCCTCGTTGCTGCGCCCCTGGGTGCGAATCGGATACAAGCAGGACGGGCTCGACGATCTGAGGGATATCTCCTACTCCTATGGCGGCAAGCAGGGCAACGATCGGCTGCCGTGGCGGGCGGTCGCGGCAGAGTTCACGGCCGCGCATCTCGGTGGCGGATGGTTCAAGGGTCGCGACGGCAAGTCGTTCCGATCCAGTCTGTCGACGGTGACCGGCACGAGTGTTCGCTACGGCAAGGATCGGCACGGCAACTCGCTGGCCGACCGCTCATTCCCACTCTGGCGTGCCGAAGCCGATGGCTGGTCTGCCAAGCTCGCGAGGATGGGCTCGCCGCTCGCGGCTCGGCTTGACACCCTGTCAGGGCTTTCGTTCCTCGAAGTCGAGTCGGTCGAACCCGTTGAGCCGGACACGACGTTCGACATCCAGGTCGGTTCGGATGAGCACGCCTTCGTCGTCGAGGGCTTCATCATCCATAACTGCATGGGCAAGTACCACCCGCACGGTGACATGGCGATCTACGACGCCATGGTCCGCATGGCGCAGGACTTCTCGCTCAACACCCCGTTGGTCGACGGGCATGGAAACTTCGGTTCCCCCGACGACGGGCCGGCCGCCAGCCGGTACACCGAGGCCCGCATGTCCCAAGCCGCGATGCTTCTCGTGGGGGAGCTCGGCGAGGACACTGTGGACTTCCGGCCGAACTACGACGGTTCCCTGCAGGAGCCCACAGTTCTGCCCGCCGCGTTCCCGAACCTGTTGGTGAACGGCACTTCCGGCATCGCGGTCGGCATGGCCACCAACATGATCCCGCACAACCTCGGTGAGGTCGTGGCCGCCGCGCGCTGGCTGGTCAACCACCCGGATGCCTCCCTCGACAAGCTGATGGAGTTCATCCCCGGCCCCGACCTGCCGACCGGCGGCATGCTCTTCGGTCTCGACGAGGTGCGCAAGGCGTACGAGACCGGCCGCGGCGTGGTGCGGATGCGCGCCAAGGTGGAGATCGGGCCGCTGGAAGGAAGTCGCGGCCGTCAGGCCATCACGATCACCGAGCTGCCCTACCAGGTGGGCTCGGAGAAGATCATCGAGAAGATCACCGACGAGGTCACCAAGTCCAAGCGGCTCACCGGGATCGCCGACGTCAAGGACCTCACCGACCGCGAGAACGGGACGCGGCTGGTGGTCGAGTGCAAGGTCGGGGTCAACCCGCAGGCGCTCCTGGCCGACCTCTACCGGCTCACCCCGATGGAACAGTCCTTCGGCATCAACAACTTGGTGCTCGTCGACGGCCAGCCGCAGACCCTCGGGCTCAAGGCGCTGCTGGAAGTGTTCCTGCGCCACCGCTACGAGGTCGTCACCCGCCGCACCCGCTACCGCCGCCGCAAGCGCGAGGAGCGACTGCACCTGGTCGACGGCCTGCTGATCGCGCTGCTCAACATCGACGCGGTGATCAAGCTGATCCGCGGCAGCGACGACGCGTCGGCGGCGAAAACCGGCCTGATGAACAAGTTCAAGCTCTCCGACATCCAGGCGACCTACATCCTCGACACCCCGCTGCGCCGCCTGACCCGCTACGACAAGCTGGAGCTCGAGTCCGAACAGGACAAGCTGCGGGCCGAGATCGCCGAGCTGTCGAAGATCCTCGACGACGAGGCCGTGCTGCGGAAGGTCGTCTCCACCGAACTCGCCGCCGTCGCGAAGGACCTCGCCGAGGAGCGCCGCACCGCGCTGATCGACGGCGACCTCAAGGAGGTCCTGGCCGCGTCCAAGCCCGCCGGGCCGCTGGAGGTCACCGACGACCCGTGCCAGGTGATCCTGTCGGCCACCGGCCTGGTGGCCCGCACCGCCGCCGAGTCGGAGGAGTCCTCCGAGGCACGCAGGCGAAAGGGCCGGGTCAAGCACGACGCGGTCGCCGCGGTGGTCCACTCGACCGCCCGCGGCCAGGTCCTGCTGATCACGAACCGGGGCCGCGCGGTCAAGACCGACGTGCTCCCGCTGCCGGTGCTGCCCGAACAGAGCGGCACGGTCTCGCTCAGCGGCGGCATGGCGGCGAGCGAACTGGTGTCGCTGGACAAGGGCGAGCGGGTCATCGGCATCGCCCCGCTCGACGAGGGCACATCGCCCGGGCTGGCGATAGGCACCCGCCAAGGCGTGGTGAAGGTCTGCTCGCCGGAATGGCCCGTGCGGTCCGACGAGTTCGAGGTGATCAGCCTCAAGGACGGCGACGAGATCGTCGGCGCGACCTGGCTCACCGACGGCTCCGAGAGCCTGGTCTTCGTCTCCTCCGACTCGTCGCTGCTGCGCTACGCCGCCTCGCTGGTGCGGCCGCAGGGCCTCAAGGGCGGCGGCATGGCGGGCATCAACCTGGCCGCGGGCGCCTCGGCCGTCTTCTTCGGCGCGGTTCGCACCGACGACCCCGAGCACGGCGCCCCGCAGTTGGTCACCTCGACCGGCCAGAGCGTCAAGGTCACCCCGTTCGACGTCTACCCGCCGAAGGGCCGGGCCACCGGCGGTGTGCGGTCGCACCGCTTCCTCAAGGGCGAGACGGAACTGGCCCTGGCCTGGGTCGGGCCACGGCCCGCGGGGTCGAGCCTGACCGGGGTCGCGGTCGAGTTGCCGGAGGCCGACGCGCGCCGCGACGGATCCGGTCACGCACACCCTGGACCGGATGTCGTGGGGCACTTGGTGGAACGGGATTAA